The Xenopus tropicalis strain Nigerian chromosome 2, UCB_Xtro_10.0, whole genome shotgun sequence genome window below encodes:
- the upk3b gene encoding uroplakin-3b, translating to MDLHIKGILAIATCALFVGADITSYVPQLTLSPIVGTVTSTTFVLDKPQCVFGNTGNQVWLLVARSNVSANVVLTPPSMYSSFATKGYYHVPFGTESLYHCSNTAEYIRVGDTAQCNDNTNCNGPLPDPGPYRVKYLVMNNNALVSQSLWSQQITLLTGKSSSQLDTWPGRRSGGMIVLTSILSVLMGILTLCLFAAFFVGCKKMCQKKSTEEKSIVIVNENTKNYKTHYSSTIRHQTDPLSSPEPKTA from the exons ATATCACTTCATATGTTCCACAATTGACCCTCTCGCCTATCGTGGGCACAGTAACAAGTACAACATTTGTACTAGACAAACCACAATGCGTATTTGGTAACACAGGGAATCAGGTTTGGTTGCTTGTTGCTAGAAGTAACG TGTCAGCGAATGTGGTGCTCACTCCACCCTCCATGTATTCATCATTTGCCACTAAAGGATACTACCATGTTCCCTTTGGCACTGAATCTTTATACCACTGCTCTAACACAGCTGAATATATCCGAGTTGGAGATACTGCGCAGTGTAATGATAATACAAACTGCAATGGTCCCTTACCTGATCCTGGGCCTTACCG ggtGAAATATCTTGTGATGAACAATAATGCTCTAGTCTCACAATCACTTTGGTCTCAACAAATAACTTTGCTGACAG GGAAAAGTTCATCTCAACTCGATACTTGGCCTGGGAGGAGAAGTGGAGGAATGATTGTTCTAACCAGCATTCTATCAGTTCTTATGGGAATTTTGACACTTTGCCTATTTGCTGCTTTCTTTGTTggatg CAAGAAGATGTGCCAAAAGAAAAGTACAGAGGAAAAGTCGATAGTCATAGTAAATGAGAATACGAAGAATTACAAAACACACTATTCCTCAACCATTCGTCACCAAACTGACCCACTGTCAAGCCctgagcccaaaactgcatag